The window TGCCTTCTCGGGTAGTATACTGGTTAGAGCTACTGACTCCAATTCAAAAGGCTCTTGGTTTAAGTCTTAACGTctcccaaaataaacgttttgagtagtgagctgttcttattgttaatattatacaataaaagcatacatttgatttgcgtctgtaacagccgctgtaaatgtatatagtacttgtcaaagttagcatctttttttttagttttactttatcaAGAGCTTCTGGAttcgatgctggcagcttctcaagtttgcagttttgagtagagagctgctattattgttaatattatacaataaaaacattcatttgatttacgtctgtaacaaccgctgtaaattaatagtgcttgtcaaagttagcgttcacgctcgccccgatctgacactgctgttttcaaataaagacgcgctataacagaggtgaattcagatcggagaaaacagaagccatccccacaagaaacgtccccTCACATATACAAACGACTcggctgcaccaggcgtaaaggcgaaagtccggcgtcatcctgccaatcacctgtccttcaaagaaacagcgcggcttacagagcttgccaacgctacaccgtccagatctaaacactagtgtggtgtatgtgcccaaaaaagtctaactgcattctcatgCCATTGCTCacatactaaagtgtcagcaggtatttttcgtggcattgcacgtgtaatttgtgagcatgctcttgacgatcaaacagaggaagatCTGCAGtacacttgtgactttatgctgtaggaagataagtaaatgaatcaactcgaatgttatttatttggatcacataaagacgcgctatagctatttatctatccccttagctgtttttatatgtattatataataatggatataaagacacttgttcatgttaattgcagtctcaattgttaaaaataatattttaaaagaagcatcccacatgaaaatacaacaatctgactgactgacagtgcataccactttatatggttaaaaagaaaaaaaaacgacacTTTCTTTCtaacggggaatcgaactcgggtctctaaggcgcaacaggcctgctgcgcactgattggctgagcagtctgtgtcagCTATCCGTGACTGGATGGGAGGGCAtcagtatgtatcgtgatcgtgatttagagagaataaaagtgaaaaaagcggtaacttttacaagtcctataaatgtacaccgtgtgttacagacgcaaaccaagtgtatgtgtgtactgtatgatattaacaataagagcagttcactactgaaaacggcaaatacaggagtgAGTCAGGATCGAAACGGGGacgcttgattacaagtcagcaaatcttaccgctacactaCGGAAGCTGTCTTTTcctttaaccttttgtgaaagtgtttacctgatctttggacttcaggcttcatatattatatagtttatgcctacattttgtcatttactactaaaatatgaaaaatgtttgttttaaaaatttgtttacacagattactgtagaaacggaacacacatgaaatgcgtgtgttccaaataacaatctattattttcactctaaaactccacgtcactcccagataatcaatcaaggcatgagctgggagaagttcgtgcacgttctatgtcggtggggggatggaatagtcggctgtttgctgcttgtctttatcggcacatttagaggacaaaagacgctgacggagaggtgcgaatggatctAAGGTGgcccggatctacaagttttttcgtagactctggtaattctagtgttaaacagtgtATAATCtgaaaatgagtcctttgtgtggtaatTCTTAGTGCACgatgaaagacacaatccaacatCACAGTCAGCACAATaatagtgtgtttctttgcagattttctttccagatttatccgtttttgaacagcacactgcacgggTACAAGTTGGATTctggtatataatcaataaaatgtctaccaataagacacTTTGGATTGATCCGCACGGATCAAGGTACGGTTGGTACCTCTTTAGTGGTAGTTTGGACGGTGGATGTGCAGCAACGATTTcttctacaagctggcatgtaaaatTTGCATTCgccagcttttttattttttttatttttaagacaaatgcactgttccaccagatgatgaaatatctttttatagtatttcttttgttgcctctgcaaaacgggatagaaagtcaattcttaaTCCACACGGTCTACGCCACCCATTGTGCTATTTTAGTCGACCATGGCCCAAATGGCTttgtaacctgcttgttgccttttgcctgtacagtgagctgcattatgtacagtgctaagaagacaaatatctttcttgtctttccatttcagcaCAAACACTTTTCCCTTGTGCTAAGCTATTAGTGCACCTTGCTGTGATTTAGCTCTCCCAAAGTCTTAAGACTGACCATATGGAACAgtgcctgtttttgtttttttttgcagcaagatgtcagatgctgtataaaaattgtccatggttacacagcAACCTTGATCCAGCAGACCATCTATCAAAGTCCGCACCGATTACATAGCAACGCTGTACCGATTGTATTTCATATAAAGCATTGGCCCTTTCCCTATATACCGCAccgaattccaaatgtatcccattGAAACcttgtaaaactttatgccaaatcttgctctttttaatGCAATGTACTATATCCATGACAGcctgcccttataagccatggGACTTTCATCAATGCTGACATCATGAATGTAAACTCTCCAAAATTTTGCTACGATGGCCTGGTATATGTCccaaattttttttcagtttgggtgctggatgggtattctcatcaaagttttcattgttggtaaaatgcagatatttcataattagtgaaaacctgcactcagacataatttctccaaagaatagCAGCACTGACGGCACTTATGCAGCCCAAGTGATTCTTGATTCCAACACTTGCGCAAGACGCATCTGTGCAGTTGCCCGAGTGAAACTCAGGGCTAACGCTTTTAGCACAGTTttcgctaaggaggttaaattaGCCTTTTCTGTCTTCCGTGAGTCATTCTTGGATTGAATCTGTGgtttaaataataatttgcagTTTAACagtgtaaaataaagacacaaatcCGCAGTTGTACAGTTTGCACAAAATTCAATTACAGTCCAGAGAATCATTCACAGATTAACAACCGAACGCCAGTATGGTGGGATGGAGGAATTaatcagaggaatgctgggtaggGAGACGCAATGGACCCTGGGAGTCCTGACGTCATCAGGGGGAAGGAGAATTCGGAAGTGGCAAGATGTTAGAAGACTCATGGTGTCGTAGTTTCCTTCTTTCTagggaaaaaagagagagagaggtttttTAGCCGCCATTCCCTTTTGGCTGTAGACTTCGCGCTACTCCCTGGGTCGTTCTGCTTCTCCCTATTTGCGCGTGCGTGACAACAGAATCGGATAAAGTAGTTCTTTGACTACATGTTACATTCAGTAAAATGTCATCCAAAGGTGCATAAGTTTAATATGGTCAGGTGTAATCAAGGTTCCACactcttcatattttctttactATCTAATCAAGAAGTCTAGTTGGTATCCAGTCAAGTCGCTTTGTCATACTGTAAATATACCATATTGCAGCATACGGTGGCACAAAATAATGTTACCCAGGGCTGCAGtgcaacatatatatactgtgaggtttctgaactcttttaagaCCCCTGCTAACGGAACAGCACACCAAAGCGCAATTGTCGCGTCTGTGGAGGACTTTTTTCTGTTGCCGAGGCAACCAAAGGTTCGCAGTGCAGCAGCAGAGCGCCGCAGAAACGACGAGCCGATCGAGgagaacagtataacttggccactgacctggccctgactCTCCCCGTTTGGTGTGTCTGAGTATAGgtagctcctgctgcaataaataacttttgctaaagtactgagacacaGCCTCATGTGTTGGGGTGTAACACAGTGACTCGCACGTCACAATGCATAAACACGGGACAcatgcaagacaggtaaagaactatactatgcaatgaataaacaaatcacaaataGGTGAGTAGATAGAAATAATTTGGAAATAGATGGTAGTAATAAAGAAATAGAATAATAACAGCTAACAAAAAGACAACAGTagtgacaagtgtaacaaatgtacaaCAGATAACTTCGATGCTAGGGGCAGATCTGAGAGTGGGGGGCAGCAATGAATTTTGAGTCtggacagccaaggggtagaagctgttgaaGAACCTGGTAGAACTGGCTCAGGTATAACAGTAACATCTTCctgatggaagtgggacaaagacaCTGGGAGCTGTAGGAGTGGTCCTTCACAATGCAATAGGCTTTATGGATGCAACCCTTTATAAAGATGTCCATAATAGAGGGCAGAGAGGTCCTAATGATCTCTTCTGCTATGCACACTATCCATTGTAGGACCTTATGGTCGAAGACATTGTAGTTTTCATACCAAAGTGTGATGCAGTTGGTTGGAGTGCTCCTGATGGTGTCCCAGCAGAATTTGGTGAGAATGACTTACCTTCTTCAGCTACCAAAGGAAGTGTAGATGCTGCTGCATTTGGCTATAGAGGTTGATATTAGTTGACCAATCAAGGCCATCTGCCAgatgcacaccaaggaatttagTGCTCTTGACTAATTCTACCATAGAACCCTCTATATGCATTAAGGTGTGGATCGCATGGGTTTTCCTGAAGTCAGCAATAATCTTTTTCTTCTTATCCACATAAAAAGACAGATTGTTGGACTGGTGCAATTGAAACAATCGTCGTATCTCCATTCTCTACGTGGACCCATCCTTGttgctaatgagacccaccaccaCTGTGTCATCCACAAACTTAAAAGATGGTGTCAGTGCGGTATATAGCCATATAATAATGAATCGgcagagtgaacagaagtgggtTGAGTAGACATCCTTGGGGGGACATCAGTCCTCAGCGTGATGGTACTTTAGATGGTGGTGTTTTTGTTGCATGGGGAAGTGTTTTAGCCTAGCAGACCCCCTATGAGCACCTGAGGGATGAGGGTGTTGAAAGCTGAAATGAAGCTAATGAAAACAATTCTAGCACAAGTGTCTCCTTTGCCCAGATGGGACAGGACCAGATGAAGAGTTGATGATATGACACCTTCTGTGGAATGGTTCAGGTAATAGGCAAACTGGATTGGGTCATGTAATATGGGAAATCAGGCTTTCAAGTTGCCTAAATTAGCCTCTTGGAgcatttcatgatgaaatgtgtaaGTGCTATAGGGTCACTGAGACAAGAGACAGAAGACTTTTTTGGCACGGGTGTGATGGTGGTGATTTTGGGGACTATTGCCTGCCTCAGGAAAATGTTGGAAGATATCAGTCAGCTGGTTTGCACATTCCCGGAGCACACTGCCAGGTATGTTGTCTAATCCAGCAGCTTTGTTTGTGTTTACATTCAAAAAAATTTCTCATATTCCACAATGGACAAGCACTGTACCTGTTCTTACTGAGGAGGGATAGACTTCCTCGCAGGTATGATGTTCATCAATCTGGGTGTAGAAGTTATTTATACAGTATCCAGCATTaattctgtatactgtacaaaatTAATTTCCTATGCAGTGTAATGCGTAAGACTAGAGTGCCAATTAGTGGTGTGACATTGTTAGATGTTGCAAATGCCTTTAATCCTCATGTAAATCTTACTTTTCCCAAAaaatatattcttcttttttacttGTTTCTGCACTTGAGTCTGTAGATTCTGAAATTAATAGATAATTCAGCAAATTTCCCTGAACTTTGCAACAGTTTTCTTTAATAGCTGAAAGAGCCAAGAAAAATAGATTGTAGTAAGTTCATCTAACCTTATAAGAAACCTCTACACCAGTAAGTAGATAATAATATTGTTCTAATTATGTATAATCTAGAAAAACATGTTTACCAATTCATacaaaacagttatttttttgACTTGCTCACAAGTGTGCTTGtcactacattttcttttattttaatgtcatttgCTCCACCTTTGACTTGGCTTCCTTTTTCATAATCGGACATCCTGaagaaatttgcttttttttttcctgtgataaaGAATCctgaaaacatacattttcacACCATTTCTTTGAAATGAAAATTGATGAAAATAACTGTGCCTGTGATAGATTCCTTGGTGAACCAGTGCCCTGTTGCAGAGCTGTTTCCTGCCATCCTCCTACTGTTGCCAAAATAGGCTTCAACAGCTTAAGACCCTGATTTATGATTAGGTATATCTGAAACTGTCCTATTACATCCTGTAGTAACagccaaaatgaaaatgtgaaggtGCTGCCACCCAACTAGAGCGGAATGTTTGCCTcttcattaaacaaaaatacagtaaagatttcagttttactGGCCCAGAATCTGTTAGCAGTCATAAAACAATGTGTTTTTTATGATGTCTTGTAGTGGGAAAAGCTGCAGATGACTTCAAGCGAAAGAAGAAAGATAATGTGCTCAGTAACATTCCACGTCATTGCTATCACTTGTGTGGTGTGGTCCTTATATGTTCTCATTGACAGGACAGCAGAAGAGATAAAACAAGGTCAGACAAGTGGTATGTAGAGTCTCGAACTCTTTTACCAGTGccttcttctttttaaattttttttcattatttcattttgattATGATTAAAGTGTggaatttttccttttaaaaagatGAAAAGTAATTGCTATAGTAGatgtaaatagtttatttattacagGATCACCTCATTAGTCATGTTATCAGTAATTTTCACAGTGTCTTGTGGGTGGAATGTGTGGGGGGTTGGGTTtgtacttgggggggggggggggaggttatttttagataaaattacaataatacaattaaagtgtgttggattttttttattactttaatttatatttaactgTGGTCATGCATCTTGAAGGTGTGATTGATTATGTTGcactatacatactgtactgttttactgtggaagattatttgttacaaaattaaatacaatccAAAGTTTTAACCTCATTGCAATGCATgtggtgcatttaattttggcattgttttatcatattattatgaaCCAAATGATCGATTGTTTTTCAATTCAGCAGAGTTTTTGATTCagattaaaatgcaatacaaaagcatTTTGCATTTAATCTACGTAGATCACGTATCACAATTAAACAAGCAAATCAAACATTTTGCATTTCACTTAGCAGCTGCTCCaagaattatttaattttgattcaAGACCTCACTTTTATCTCATGCCTTTACTGAACGTAATCAAATAACCAACCAGTGTCAAAATGTGTGACAAGCAgtatgtttgctttgcttttagttaagATACACAGTCTATGGACaggaattaaaatacaatatatttcaaaatgaaaaggtctagacttattctgttaatttCCGCCAAAGatgcttctttttttctgttacacTTTGCGATTGCTCTCCATGCACAATTGTAACACCTCAGGTTCCCTTTTCTCCATTTactactccactttctttaacataaaagCTAATATTCCTGTGTTCTCTCTCTGACTGTAAGGCTTTCTGTTTCCAGTTAAGTTTGGCAGCAAAATGACATTGCAGTTCCTCAAGTAACATTAATACTTTGCATAGtggttctgaaaaaataattttttgtgataaTTTATTGACTACTGATCGTGTCATTTGGACTAAAACTCTCAGGATCTCAATTGACAGCTAATCAGTTGCAGCATCATAAGCCAAAAGAGAGAGTTTCTGCAtcaatgtatatattaaaatccACACTATGTGATCATTATTTATCGCTAAATCAGATAAAAGGCTGTCAAATTCAATCataaacaatgaatatggccatAGTGGTCTGTAGACTGGTACTAAAACTGTACTGGAGTCTGTTTTAATATCTGATACAAATACCACAAAGTATGTAAACTCACCTAAATTTGTAAAGCAGTTTGCTGTTCATCATACAGAATTATCCCAAGACTAATTCCTCAAGCAGTATCTTTAGatttattaaagcaaatataACCATTTGGTGCTTTCTCGGTTAAAGGAGCAGTGTTAGATTTACTATAGCCAGGTTTAAGTAGGAAACACAAAttagattttgtacttaatataatactGATTACCAAAGCAGCTTTATTTCTCAGAGGATGAATATTTAGCAAACATCATTTTaagctgcagaaatgtttttgaactggaattatactttttcttttcattttaattcagttaCTAATACACCTACTCCTAGTGGAGGATCTGATTTTAATTCTTGGTCTGATTATGCTTTTTATCCTTTGGTTACTACTGGATTCGGATTTTGCTACAGGGCTAAATTTGTAAGATGGCCCACAACAGGGATTCTGGGTAGCTGCTACATAATAACAACAATTTATGTAATTTCTCAAACCTGTGGCCTTCATGGTGCTGTGATCAATCAGTCAGGCATTTTGGCTTCCAAATGATAAACCGGCCTTTCAAATTTCTAACTCTTATTTTTACGAAGTCTCTGTGAGTGCAGCAAGAGTATGAGAGGATTAGAAGACAGTGTTGTTCTTAAACATGAAAGCATTTATCTGAAGAGGTACCCAGAAATAGTTTGATATTCTGTACTTCTGATTGcgtatgtaaaaatataaaaatggaatttcTGTGTTCATTGTCCCAGTCCTCAAGAAGAGCACTGGCAGGATTCTGTATCTGTGAGAATGCTGCATGTGGGTGATATCTTCCTTTTGTGCCCCTCAGGCATTTCTACTACAATAGTGAGGGAACTAGATGATCCTAAAACTAAAAGGAGGGAAAATACTGAGTAAGTTGTTAAAACAGTGCAGGACGTTCTGGGCAGTTGTCAGATTTCAGGAGAAACTTGTAAATATAACATCATAGACAAGAATGAAAAACTGCCTGTTTTCTGTAATACagaacatacaaaaatatttatttgaactacATTCTTTCAAAGCAACCTTTTTGATTAATAACAGATTAATCTCATTTTTCTCAAAAAATTCTCTGTATTGGAGCTAATGTTTATGGGAGGCATAAAAGCACAGTAAATGACTTTTCTGTCTTCTGGTTCCAGGGATCTGGATTCTTTTTGAAACCCTGTCACTATCGGTccttaatttttactttcttcttatgTTCAAAAGTTTTGTTTGTTTCCTCCTCTTATGAATATTCCAGTCTCATCCCTCATCCCAGAGCTCTACAGTTTGAGTTTACAGGTGATGCAGGATTCATCTGGCATGAGAGAATATAGGGGTGTGCAAGTGTAGGTATCCCTGTGACAACTTGCATCATGTCctattgaaaacaagtttaatTTGTCAGTGGTTTGAAGTGGGTGTGTTTCCAAaaagtagatggatggataaatggaaaaatgttaattaaattttgacttgatgtgCATTTCATAAATTGTTTGACTGCAACCTGCAAATTTGTTTTCTAACATATACTATTTTTATTCTTCATTAGGTTTATAGTAAGAAATGTCAGCTTATCTGATGTACTCCTTGTATAgcagaaatgtatattttttaacacagtaaATTTTACCTGTGTGTTATGTTCAGTGCAAGCTGTGTAGCATAGTGCTGAAGGTAGCAGAACTTGAAGTTGTACATTCAAATctcgctactgacactgtgtcacCATGAGCAAGTAACTTCACCTGTCTGGGCTCcagctaaaaaaaatgtaaccatttgtatctctcagatgttgtaagtcaccttagataaaggtgttaaccaagtattaattaattaatattagtaATACTGTCACAAGCTAACAGTTTTGTGtcagcattttaaaattctcTTTGCTTCTCCTTTCAGGTATTTTGGAGTGGCCTTTTTGGACTAAACTGGTTGTAGTGGCCATTGGTTTCACTGGAGGacttgtgtttatgtatgtgcagTGCAAAGTGTATGTACAGTTATGGAAGAGACTAAAAGCATATAACAGAGTAATATATGTGCAGAACCGCCCTGAGACTAGCAAAAAGATTGTTTTTGATAAGCCAGCATTGGTAGAACCGAACTTTGAAAACAAAGAGGTCTTGGCACTGCACCAGTCGGATTCAAACTGTTCACCACATACAGAGACTGAGGACTATAGTGTGGAAATTTTAcatgtttgaattttttgttgGATCTTCCAGGGCCCTTTCTGTGCTTTTTCCCTCTGCAAAATTCTGTTTAAGTTGTATATTCAAAGAAATTCAAATTCTAAACTGATCCTTTTTTGCACTTTGGTGAATCCATATTTAGAAATGCCAGGAGATTTGGATGCAACTACTGCCATTAATTCCCCATttctgaaaagagaaaaatcctggatgattttaaacttttttttcccttttttatgtGATTACTTGGAGAAACTTGAAGACAGTGTTTTAAGTCCAAATTATTACCAATTTTACTCAATGACTGTCATTACATGCCGATCTTGGATTTCTAGCAATGTAAAGGATTATATAGAGCAGCGTACAGTAATTGCAGGTATGAAATATCATTCCAATCAGTTTAAAGAATTGAAGAACAATGGCCATtctgaagaaaatatttttgctcTAGTGCTCAAGGTATTGTTTTTGTGTTAACATAGAAACTGTTGGTGCTGACGATAGTGTGGAACAGTCTGACAGTCCGAAATTAACTTGAATTAGTAAagataatgaagaaaaaacaaacagatttaGCATATgaattgttttatgatttttttaaacaagtttattttagattattaCTATTTAGAATCTGTATTATCTTGAACATTTCAAgtgtaattgattttttttcggGCCTCGTTTCTTTATTTCACATTGCCTCctgtatttaatgtgtattaGAAAAAATTAAGACATCTTGTTTCTCTGACAATGCTTGTACAAAATTAGCAACCATCACTAAGCAGCCCATTattaacaggtttaaaaacaaatttgttttattgtactttttttatacaaaaaaaaaaaaaatcttctcccCAGTAGCAGAAACTCATGAGAAAGGAGGCACTGATGAAATGTaccaaaataacatttaggtacacattaaatacaactgtGTATATAGTTCTGAATTGTTAAACTTATACCAGCATGTTGCCGGATCCATTAGAAAGTGACACTAATGCATCAAAGACAAATGGAGCCTTAACTGTGCAACATTTCCTG of the Erpetoichthys calabaricus chromosome 2, fErpCal1.3, whole genome shotgun sequence genome contains:
- the marchf8 gene encoding E3 ubiquitin-protein ligase MARCH8 isoform X4 yields the protein MNMPLHQISVIPRDVNSSRGSSGKHKEKDKENKQNEKPLGHSASRSSNISKAGSPTSANTPCGFSRTSVTPSNQDICRICHCEGDDESPLITPCHCTGSLRFVHQACLQQWIKSSDTRCCELCKYEFIMETKLKPLQKWEKLQMTSSERRKIMCSVTFHVIAITCVVWSLYVLIDRTAEEIKQGQTSGILEWPFWTKLVVVAIGFTGGLVFMYVQCKVYVQLWKRLKAYNRVIYVQNRPETSKKIVFDKPALVEPNFENKEVLALHQSDSNCSPHTETEDYSVEILHV
- the marchf8 gene encoding E3 ubiquitin-protein ligase MARCH8 isoform X5; translated protein: MNMPLHQISVIPRDVNSSRGSSGKHKEKDKENKQNEKPLGHSASRSSNISKAGSPTSANTPCGFSRTSVTPSNQDICRICHCEGDDESPLITPCHCTGSLRFVHQACLQQWIKSSDTRCCELCKYEFIMETKLKPLQKWEKLQMTSSERRKIMCSVTFHVIAITCVVWSLYVLIDRTAEEIKQGILEWPFWTKLVVVAIGFTGGLVFMYVQCKVYVQLWKRLKAYNRVIYVQNRPETSKKIVFDKPALVEPNFENKEVLALHQSDSNCSPHTETEDYSVEILHV